cctcagttccctcatctgtcaaatgggagaataagactgggagcctcacgggggacagggactgtgtccaacctgatgagcctgtatctgccccagcgcttagaacagtgctctgcacatagtaagcgcttaacaaatgccaacatgattagtaGGAGTAGAAGCAGTagtggtaagccctcaataaatgcaattgaaagaatgaatgacagtgagccccacgtgggacaacctgaggaccttgtatctacccccagcgcttagaacagtgctctgcgcatagtaagcgcttagcagattcCCATGGTTTTCATCAGTAGTTTCAGTTAGGCTGGGCTCCAGCAAACAGCGAGTGCGCAGGCGCAGCGTTCGGAGGgcaagggggcggggctgggccgcggcctccccggggcgcatgcgcggcgcctcgtcctcctcccccgccccccccccccgggcggcaGCGGCCCCTTTAagagcgggggaggggcggggcgcccCCGCCGAGGCCGGAAGCGAAGTACGGCAGGCCGAGCGGGTCAGGCCGGGAGGCGCTTCCGGGGGCCGGCGGGCAATCACGGGATGAAGAGGGAAAGCGGAACCGGCTGTTCCCCAGTTGCGGCCGCGGGTGGTGCGGTGTAGTCCGGCGGCCCGGGGAGTCGAAACCTGGTAATGGCCGGGCGGGGCCGCGACCCCCCCCCTCGGGACGCCTGTCGCTtgcgaggcgggggtggggggggtcgctGGGAGCCTTCCTCCCTTAGGGGTTCtcgggtccccctccccccagcaccacTCCTACTCCTTGCCCCCCGTGCGCAGGCGCAgtcccgggggagagggagggcggtgCCCGACTTtgacgggcccccccccccccccatccctattGCTGGCTCCTTCTGCGCAGGCGCAGTCCCGAggtggggcgggagagggcgCTGCCCGTCCCCGACAGGGGGCCCCCCCATCCCTGCGGCTTGCTCCCTCTGCGCAGGCGCAGtcctgcggggcagggagggggccccccccccccgtcccttaataataatggtggtatttgttaagcgcttacgatgtgcagagcactgttctaagcgctgggggaggggaatacagggtgatcaggtggtcccacgtggggctcacagtcttcctccccattttccagatgaggtcactgaggcccagagaagttcagtgacttgccccaagtcccacagctggcggagcggggattcgaacccacgacctctgactccccagccctggctctttccactgagccacagtgcctcGCTACCGTTTGCCCCCTTTTGCGCAGGCGCAGtcccgggcggggagggagaggacacccccccccccgcgcttctCCCCTCTGCGCAGGCGCAGTcccgggaaggggggagagggagctgccCGTCTTTGACAGGAGGCCCCACGCCGCCCCTGTGCGCAGGCGCAGTCCCGGTGGCGAGGGTGGTGCCCGTCTTGGGCGGGGGGCCCGCACCCCTTCCGTTTGCCCCCTCTGCGCAGGCGCAGTcccgtgggggagggagagcgccccctccctcccgcttgCCCCCTCTGCGCAGGCGCAGTcccgtgggagggagaggggaccccctcccacccctcccgctTGCCCCCCgtgcgcaggcgcagtgggggGTGGtaagggggcgtggcctgtgtGTGACGTCACTCGTTTTCGTTGCAGGTGAGGGGAGCGGCCCCGCAGGAGGAAGGGGCCCATCATGGCGGATGTGagtcactggggggggggggaagggggggccccGACCCTTAAAAACCACAACGATTCCCATCCTCCATGTGCTGCGAaggatcatcatcctcatcatcatctggGTCGTATGTGTTGGGCGcgcactccgtgccaagcactgccctaagcgctggggggggggatacaaaatgatcaggtggtcccacgggggggctcccagccttcatccccattttccagatgatgtcactgaggcccagtgaagtgactggcccacagtcacccagctgacaggcggcggagccgggattagaacccacgacctctgcctgccgagcccgggctctttccactgagccacgccgctgcccgTGCGCcctccactgatgatgatgatggtatttgttaagcgcttactaggtgccaagcgtcgctctaagcgctgggccacGCTTCTAAAGTAGTCGCTGACCCAGGGGACTGCTAGTTACCCTATGCTGTAAcagatattgtactttcccaagtgctccgtaataataataatagtgttggcatttattaagcgcttactatgtgcagagcgctgttctaagcgctagggttgacacaggctaatcaggttgtcccgcgtgaggctcacgggcttcatccccatttgacagatgagggaactgaggcacagagaagtgaagtgacttagtacagtgctctgcacacagtgagcgctcaataaatatgattgaacgaatgaattgagcCCCCGTTTGCCAGATGACgaaccagaggcccagagaagggaagggtcttgcccacagtcatagagcagatggggggggggggggaggaggccggaaTGAGGACCCAAGTGtcccgattcccagtcctgtaGCAAAAATAGAACCTGCTCCAGGGGGGTGCAGTGAGGCTTGACACCCCAACTTGTGGAAGAAGGATTTGCATAGCGTTAGGGAAAAGAAATCCCAAATGGGGCACTGCGGGAGAGAGACGAATGCCACGGGAAATTTTAGGGGGTGCAGGATGACCCGTCCCTAACTAGGGTCAGTGCCacggaggatgatgatgatggtgttcgttaagtgattactataataataatgttggtatctgttaagcgcttactctgtgcagagcactgttctaagcgctggggcagatacagggtgatcaggttgccccacgtgaggctcccagtcttaatccccattttccagatgagggaactgaggcacagagaagtgaagtgacctgcccacagtcacacagctgacaagcggcagagttgggattcgaactcatgacctctgactcccaagcccgggctctctccactgagccgtgctgcgccaggcactgtactaagcgctggagtggatgccagcagatcgggttggacacaggccctggcccacgtggggctcacggtctcaatcctcattttacgggaactgaggcccggtgacgtgactcgcccgaggttccCACAGTagagaggtggtggagtcgggattagaacccaggacctcctgactcccagggctgtgctctgtccactgcgccGATTCCTCTATCGGAGAGAGAGTCTGTGGAGTGACCGCCTGTAATGTCTCAGCCGTCCCGCAGCATGGCGTCgtgcctagagcccgggcctgggagtcaggaggtcctgggttctaatcccggcactgccccggtctgctctgtgatcacttgtctgtgcctcagtgaccttatctgcaaaatggggattgatactgtgagcctcatagtaataataatgaggatgatggtatttaagcgcttactgtgtgccgagcactgttccaagcactgggggatcaggttgtcccacatggggctcacagccttaatccccattttccagatgaggtaactgaggcacagagaacttaagtgacttgcccaaaatgtggaacagggactgtgtccgacccaatttgcttgtatccaccccggcacctgGAACGGCGCcaggcacgttgtaagcgcttaacaagtaccattattattattatcgtctggTGTAAGTAATGAAAACTGCTATACCGGGCTTGAGTTCTTACAgcattcttcttcctttctctctcaggACTTGAAGCGATTCCTCTACAAAAAGTTACCAAGGTAAAAGAGTGATGGGGGCATCGCAAAATGGAGTCTGGACTTcgctcagtaataatactaataacattaATGCCGCCGAGCAGTCGTTAGatgctaagccctggagaagacaGTCAGATgtggcccagtccctgtctcacgtgggactcaacagtggagggatggaggatgggTTTTCTCAACTGTTAAAACGTGCGCTCTTTACACAGACCAGTTCAGCATTCCCCAAAACATACAGGTGAACGTCTGGAATACCCGTCATCACGGTCGTAACCGTATTAAGCGCTCTGGGCCAAGCGCTGCGGTCGATACCCGCGCGCCAGGCCGGGGACCGTCCCCCTCTCTCCCGATCGTCGGACGCCACTTGCCTTTTAGCAGAGCCCCGAACCCAAAGCTTCAACTCTTCCACCCCCGAGGCGGAATCCCCCGGGCCCGGAGGGGCACGAAGCCGGTCGGCCGGGGCGAGCGAGCCCGAGAGCCAGCGGGCCCCGGCTGGTGGGCGGCTCGCCGCTCGCGTTGCTTCTCCTCACCGTCCTAAGCTGTCTTTGCCCACGGTTTCACTTCTTCCTTTCTGTTTTCTCAGCAAGGAGATGTAGCTGAGGTCTGAAGAGATCGgtttccttgtctgctgtgtgtcgggggcggggggggagggaggggggagtgtaTTTAAGTCCGCTTTTTCTTATCATTCACTCGGTGATATATCTGAACAAATTGGCCTTTCCGAAAGCACCCGGGAATTACtgaaactgaaagctccttggaaGCGGGGGCTGCCTCCAGCAACCCTACcgtatcgtaccctcccgagcgctgtCCGCGgcgctcaggaaatgccactgaagtgacttcctcaccaGCCTCGGGCTGCCTCCCAAACTGTGAATTCCCCTGGTTTCCGGGCCCTCTGGCGACGGCGGGGGTTTCTCATCGGGAATCCCAGGTGAGCCTCAGCCCCGAGAAACCGTACGAGGGAGTGCAGCCAatgggtcatatttattgagcgcttgggagagcccagtagaacGATGaacaggcccgttccctgcccacaacgggattacagtctagaggggataacggttgtggtgtccgttaagcgtgccaggcaccgtactaagcgccggactgGATACGAGCAgctcgggttggacgcaatccctgtcccgcgtagggctcacggtcgcaatcccctttttccagatgagggaactgaggcccgggggggggggggggtgaaatgactcgctcagggtcacacagcagagaggtggcggagccgggatcggaacccagctcctcctgacgcccgggcctgggctctattccccgggccacgctccttctcccgcCGTCGCCTGACCGGCAACCTTAACGTGCCTCAAGCTAACCGCCCCAATCGCCAGCCTCCGGCTCACCGTCCCCACACGGTAAAACCAGATCTGGTCCAGAACACGCGGAAGAATTAATTCCTACCCCGAGCGTCGTTCCCGGGAAGCCGGGGCGCTAAAAAAAGCCAGCAGCGTTGCCGGGAAGGTTGACGCGAACTGAACCTGTTTTCCCTTTCGCAGCGTCGAAGGTCTCCATGCGATCGTGGTGTCAGATCGAGATGGGGTGCCCGTGATTAAAGGTAACGGCGACCTGTCCTGTAGGGtttttcaaaaaatggtattgaagtgctcactgtgagcCGGGCACTCCTCCAAAGCCCTCGGGTAGATCCAAGCCAGTCGGGTCGGACGGAGCCGACGTGCCGCgcggggcctcacggtcttaatcctcgttttccggatgaggtcaaggagggacagagaagggaagcgacttgcccagagtcacacagcagagcactcTGACCCAGGGTCCTCCGATTCCTAGGCCCGtcctccttcccctgggcctcgccGCTCCTCAGCTGGGTAAGGAGAAAACGGGCATCTCCGTCTGGCGGGGAAGACGTTGTTTCCGAGAAGCGTAGGCTTGCACCCGGCCCGAAGGATGCATCTGTCGTGGGCGCTTCCGAGCGCTGTCACCGAGCGCTCGCAAACTCCCagaaagtgctccgcacacaccgGGCACCCACCCAAACCAGGTGACGGTGATTTGGTCACAACAGTCCGGTCGTAGAGGTCGTTAAAAGGGCCCAGACTCGATCCTGGGCCATAGCGTTTATGGAGCACCtgtcgatcggtggcatttattgagcgcttcccgggtgccgagcactgttgggagcggttgggagagtaggtgtgatctccgcccacaaggagaCACTGGGGAAGCGCGGAGTGACGACGAGATTCCGAGCCCAcggggaagcaggatggtgtagtgggtagagcccgggcctggaagtcagaaggtcaggggttctaatccagtcgcattatcagctgtgtgattctgggcaagtcacctctctgtgcctcagttatctgtaaaatggggattaaaacggcgtgccccacgtgggacaacctgatcaccttgtatctcccccaacgcctagaaccctaagcgcttaacaaaatatcatcgTGATTATGATTTATTATTACTTACTCTGGGAGCAAAAGGGCCCGTTTCCTAGAAACCGGAATCAGTCGAGCCAGGAGTCAGCGAGCTAAGACGGTGGCCTTCCCAACGGCCGCCCCGAGAAAGCTCaccatccgctgtgtgacccggggcgggTCGCTTTCcttatctgggcctcggctcccccatctgtgaactggggattaagaccgtgagcccc
The window above is part of the Ornithorhynchus anatinus isolate Pmale09 chromosome 12, mOrnAna1.pri.v4, whole genome shotgun sequence genome. Proteins encoded here:
- the LAMTOR3 gene encoding ragulator complex protein LAMTOR3 isoform X3 — protein: MGASQNGVWTSLSNNTNNINAAEQSLDAKPWRRQSDVAQSLSHVGLNSGGMEDGFSQLLKRALFTQTSSAFPKTYSVEGLHAIVVSDRDGVPVIKVANDSAPEHALRPGFLSTFALATDQGSKLGLSKNKSIICYYNTYQVVQFNRLPLVVSFIASSTANTGLIVSLEKELAPLFEELRQVVEVS
- the LAMTOR3 gene encoding ragulator complex protein LAMTOR3 isoform X4; the protein is MGASQNGVWTSLSNNTNNINAAEQSLDAKPWRRQSDVAQSLSHVGLNSGGMEDGFSQLLKRALFTQTSSAFPKTYSVEGLHAIVVSDRDGVPVIKGGGIYRALPGCTKRARESSAEEPVDTPPTLRATAVANDSAPEHALRPGFLSTFALATDQGSKLGLSKNKSIICYYNTYQG